One part of the Alosa alosa isolate M-15738 ecotype Scorff River chromosome 4, AALO_Geno_1.1, whole genome shotgun sequence genome encodes these proteins:
- the LOC125293200 gene encoding LOW QUALITY PROTEIN: tubulin alpha-1A chain-like (The sequence of the model RefSeq protein was modified relative to this genomic sequence to represent the inferred CDS: deleted 1 base in 1 codon), with the protein MPSDKTIGGGDDSFNTFFSETGAGKHVPRAVFVDLEPTVIDEVRTGTYRQLFHPEQLITGKEDAANNYARGHYTIGKEIIDLVLDRIRKLADQCTGLQGFLVFHSFGGGTGSGFTSLLMERLSVDYGKKSKLEFSIYPAPQVSTAVVEPYNSILTTHTTLEHSDCAFMVDNEAIYDICRRNLDIERPSYTNLNRLIGQIVSSITASLRFDGALNVDLTEFQTNLVPYPRIHFPLATYAPVISAEKAYHEQLSVSEITNACFEPANQMVKCDPRHGKYMACCLLYRGDVVPKDVNAAIATIKTKRTIQFVDWCPTGFKVGINYQPPTVVPGGDLAKVQRAVCMLSNTTAIAEAWARLDHKFDLMYAKRAFVHWYVGEGMEEGEFSEAREDMAALEKDYEEVGVDSIEGEGEEEGEEY; encoded by the exons ATGCCCAGCGACAAGACCATTGGAGGAGGAGACGACTCCTTCAACACCTTCTTCAGTGAGACCGGAGCCGGCAAGCACGTCCCCAGGGCTGTGTTTGTAGATCTGGAGCCCACAGTCATTG ATGAGGTGCGCACTGGAACCTACCGCCAGCTGTTCCACCCTGAGCAGCTGATCACTGGAAAGGAGGATGCTGCCAACAACTACGCCCGTGGACACTACACCATTGGCAAGGAAATCATTGATCTGGTCTTGGACAGGATCCGCAAGCTG GCTGACCAGTGCACTGGACTTCAGGGTTTCCTGGTCTTCCACAGCTTCGGAGGTGGCACCGGTTCTGGTTTCACCTCCCTGCTGATGGAGCGCCTCTCTGTCGACTACGGCAAGAAGTCCAAGCTGGAGTTCTCCATCTACCCAGCTCCCCAGGTGTCCACTGCAGTGGTGGAGCCCTACAACTCCATCCtgaccacccacaccaccctgGAGCACTCTGACTGTGCCTTCATGGTGGACAATGAGGCCATCTATGACATTTGCCGTAGGAACCTCGATATTGAGCGCCcttcttacaccaaccttaacAGGTTGATTGGCCAGATTGTGTCCTCCATTACTGCCTCCCTCCGATTTGATGGTGCCCTCAATGTTGATCTCACTGAGTTCCAGACCAACTTGGTGCCCTACCCCCGTATCCACTTCCCCCTTGCCACATATGCCCCAGTCATCTCTGCTGAGAAAGCCTACCATGAGCAGCTTTCAGTGTCTGAGATCACAAATGCTTGCTTTGAGCCAGCCAACCAGATGGTGAAATGTGACCCCCGTCACGGCAAGTACATGGCATGCTGCCTTCTGTACCGTGGTGATGTGGTGCCCAAAGATGTCAATGCTGCCATTGCCACCATCAAGACCAAGCGCACCATCCAGTTTGTGGACTGGTGCCCCACAGGTTTCAAGGTGGGCATTAACTACCAGCCCCCTACTGTGGTGCCTGGTGGTGACCTGGCCAAGGTGCAGAGGGCTGTGTGCATGCTGAGCAACACCACTGCTATTGCAGAGGCTTGGGCCAGGCTTGACCACAAGTTTGACCTGATGTACGCCAAGCGTGCTTTCGTGCACTGGTACGTAGGTGAGGGCATGGAGGAAGGCGAGTTCTCCGAGGCCAGAGAAGACATGGCCGCCCTGGAGAAGGATTACGAGGAGGTTGGTGTTGACTCCATTGAAGGAGagggc gaggaagagggagaggagtactaa
- the LOC125293199 gene encoding tubulin alpha-1C chain — MRECISVHVGQAGVQIGNACWELYCLEHGIQPDGQMPSDKTIGGGDDSFNTFFSETGAGKHVPRAVFVDLEPTVIDEVRTGTYRQLFHPEQLITGKEDAANNYARGHYTIGKELIDLVLDRIRKLADQCTGLQGFLVFHSFGGGTGSGFTSLLMERLSVDYGKKSKLEFSIYPAPQVSTAVVEPYNSILTTHTTLEHSDCAFMVDNEAIYDICRRNLDIERPTYTNLNRLISQIVSSITASLRFDGALNVDLTEFQTNLVPYPRIHFPLATYAPVISAEKAYHEQLSVSEITNACFEPANQMVKCDPRHGKYMACCLLYRGDVVPKDVNAAIATIKTKRSIQFVDWCPTGFKVGINYQPPTVVPGGDLAKVQRAVCMLSNTTAIAEAWARLDHKFDLMYAKRAFVHWYVGEGMEEGEFSEAREDMAALEKDYEEVGAESLEEDEEGEEY, encoded by the exons ATG CGTGAGTGCATCTCAGTCCACGTGGGTCAGGCTGGCGTCCAGATTGGCAACGCCTGCTGGGAACTCTACTGCCTTGAACATGGCATCCAGCCGGACGGACAGATGCCCAGCGACAAGACCATCGGAGGAGGAGATGACTCTTTCAACACCTTCTTCAGTGAGACTGGTGCTGGAAAGCATGTACCCAGGGCTGTGTTTGTGGACCTGGAGCCCACTGTGATCG ATGAGGTACGCACTGGGACCTACCGACAGCTGTTCCACCCAGAGCAGCTCATCACTGGCAAAGAGGATGCTGCCAATAACTATGCCCGTGGTCATTACACCATTGGAAAGGAGCTTATTGACTTGGTGCTGGACCGTATCCGCAAACTG GCTGACCAGTGCACAGGTCTGCAGGGCTTCCTCGTCTTCCACAGCTTTGGGGGAGGCACTGGTTCTGGCTTCACCTCCCTGCTGATGGAGCGCCTCTCCGTCGACTATGGCAAGAAGTCCAAGCTGGAGTTCTCCATCTACCCAGCCCCCCAGGTGTCTACTGCCGTGGTGGAGCCCTACAACTCCATTCtgaccacccacaccacccttGAGCATTCTGACTGTGCCTTCATGGTAGACAATGAGGCCATCTATGACATTTGCCGTAGAAACCTTGATATCGAGCGCCCTACCTACACAAACCTCAACAGGCTTATCAGCCAGATTGTGTCCTCCATCACAGCCTCCCTCCGATTTGACGGTGCCCTCAATGTTGATCTGACAGAGTTCCAGACCAACTTGGTGCCCTACCCTCGTATCCACTTCCCTCTGGCCACGTATGCCCCAGTGATCTCTGCTGAGAAGGCCTACCATGAGCAGCTCTCAGTGTCTGAGATCACCAATGCTTGCTTTgagccagccaatcagatgGTGAAATGTGACCCCCGTCACGGCAAGTACATGGCCTGCTGTCTGCTGTACCGTGGTGACGTGGTGCCCAAAGATGTTAATGCTGCCATTGCCACCATCAAAACCAAGCGCTCCATCCAGTTTGTGGATTGGTGTCCCACTGGTTTCAAGGTTGGCATCAACTACCAGCCCCCTACTGTTGTCCCAGGTGGAGACCTGGCCAAGGTGCAGAGGGCTGTGTGCATGTTGAGCAACACCACTGCTATTGCTGAGGCTTGGGCCCGGCTGGATCACAAGTTTGATCTGATGTACGCCAAGCGTGCCTTTGTGCACTGGTATGTAGGTGAGGGcatggaggagggagagttctCTGAGGCCAGAGAGGACATGGCCGCCCTGGAGAAGGATTATGAGGAGGTTGGGGCTGAAAGCttggaggaagatgaggagggcGAAGAGTACTGA